Proteins encoded in a region of the Elaeis guineensis isolate ETL-2024a chromosome 7, EG11, whole genome shotgun sequence genome:
- the LOC140859490 gene encoding transcription factor NIGT1-like isoform X1: MDFAERARRYQEYVEALEEERRKIEVFQRELPLCLQLVTQAIEGIRIQIGSSEEMVTDGPVLEEFIPLKPTSSSIEEEKGGLMEIEQERSEKKPDWLRSVQLWNQETDHSLPKGEPPKKPIAVNAKKSSGAFHPFEREKHVPAVPAGAAASSSTVGGGGGGGEKEKDKEGQSQPPRKARRCWSPELHRRFLHVLDQLGGSHAATPKQIRELMKVDGLTNDEVKSHLQKYRLHARRPNPAVQSSSAGSPPAPQFVVVGGLWVPPPDYAAAAAAQPSDGAGASSNGVYAPVASLPSNLRYQKQQREKPSHRSPTGPLHSEGRGSGDDGATTSTSPTTSSSSQTTASPSF; encoded by the exons ATGGATTTCGCGGAGCGTGCACGGAGGTACCAGGAGTACGTGGAGGCGCTCGAGGAGGAGCGCCGGAAGATCGAGGTGTTCCAGCGCGAGCTCCCCCTCTGTCTCCAGCTCGTCACCCAAG CTATCGAGGGCATTAGGATACAGATCGGGAGCAGCGAGGAGATGGTGACGGATGGGCCAGTGCTGGAGGAGTTCATCCCCTTGAAGCCGACCTCCTCTTCGATCGAAGAGGAGAAGGGTGGCTTGATGGAGATCGAACAAGAGAGATCGGAGAAGAAGCCGGATTGGCTCCGATCGGTCCAGCTCTGGAACCAGGAGACAGACCATTCACTTCCTAAAGGg GAGCCTCCGAAGAAGCCGATCGCGGTGAATGCTAAGAAGAGCAGCGGAGCCTTTCACCCATTTGAAAGAGAGAAGCACGTCCCGGCGGTGCCGGCGGGGGCGGCCGCGAGCTCATCCACggttggcggcggcggcggcggcggggagaaagagaaggataaggagggcCAGTCCCAGCCTCCCAGAAAGGCAAGGCGGTGCTGGTCACCGGAGCTCCACCGCCGGTTCCTCCATGTTCTCGACCAGCTCGGTGGCTCCCACG CGGCGACGCCGAAGCAGATCCGGGAGCTGATGAAGGTGGACGGTCTCACCAACGACGAAGTCAAGAGTCATTTGCAG AAATACCGGCTGCATGCTCGACGGCCAAACCCAGCAGTCCAGAGCAGCAGCGCTGGCAGCCCCCCGGCTCCACAGTTTGTAGTTGTCGGCGGATTATGGGTCCCACCGCCGGACTATGCAGCTGCAGCGGCTGCACAGCCATCTGATGGTGCTGGTGCTTCCTCAAATGGAGTCTATGCTCCTGTTGCATCGCTGCCATCCAATTTGAGATACCAAAAGCAGCAGCGTGAGAAGCCCTCACATAGGTCTCCCACTGGGCCACTACATTCAGAAGGTAGAGGCAGTGGAGATGATGGTGCTACTACCTCTACTTCCCCCACCACCTCCTCATCTTCTCAAACTACTGCTTCACCTTCATTTTGA
- the LOC140859490 gene encoding transcription factor HHO3-like isoform X2 — MDFAERARRYQEYVEALEEERRKIEVFQRELPLCLQLVTQAIEGIRIQIGSSEEMVTDGPVLEEFIPLKPTSSSIEEEKGGLMEIEQERSEKKPDWLRSVQLWNQETDHSLPKGEPPKKPIAVNAKKSSGAFHPFEREKHVPAVPAGAAASSSTVGGGGGGGEKEKDKEGQSQPPRKARRCWSPELHRRFLHVLDQLGGSHAATPKQIRELMKVDGLTNDEVKSHLQDDVA; from the exons ATGGATTTCGCGGAGCGTGCACGGAGGTACCAGGAGTACGTGGAGGCGCTCGAGGAGGAGCGCCGGAAGATCGAGGTGTTCCAGCGCGAGCTCCCCCTCTGTCTCCAGCTCGTCACCCAAG CTATCGAGGGCATTAGGATACAGATCGGGAGCAGCGAGGAGATGGTGACGGATGGGCCAGTGCTGGAGGAGTTCATCCCCTTGAAGCCGACCTCCTCTTCGATCGAAGAGGAGAAGGGTGGCTTGATGGAGATCGAACAAGAGAGATCGGAGAAGAAGCCGGATTGGCTCCGATCGGTCCAGCTCTGGAACCAGGAGACAGACCATTCACTTCCTAAAGGg GAGCCTCCGAAGAAGCCGATCGCGGTGAATGCTAAGAAGAGCAGCGGAGCCTTTCACCCATTTGAAAGAGAGAAGCACGTCCCGGCGGTGCCGGCGGGGGCGGCCGCGAGCTCATCCACggttggcggcggcggcggcggcggggagaaagagaaggataaggagggcCAGTCCCAGCCTCCCAGAAAGGCAAGGCGGTGCTGGTCACCGGAGCTCCACCGCCGGTTCCTCCATGTTCTCGACCAGCTCGGTGGCTCCCACG CGGCGACGCCGAAGCAGATCCGGGAGCTGATGAAGGTGGACGGTCTCACCAACGACGAAGTCAAGAGTCATTTGCAG GACGATGTTGCATAA